CTGCAGAGAGAGGGGGGATGAGATGATACTGGGGGATCTCTCTCATCTGCACATCTATGAGCAGGGTGGGAGTGCACAGGTATGGTTCACAAGGAGGTTGAATCATGGAGAGCATACATTTATGTGCcatgtgtttaatttttgtattgATCTACACCATAACATTTTGTTGTTTCTGCATAGCAATTCTAAATCTTAATTTGATACATTTATGCATCAACTTCAACTTATCTCAACCCTTTGATCTTTGATTCTTTTGTTGCTCCAGAGTGAgcatgtgtatatatgtttttttcttaactaTGCCATAGTATCCATCTGTGTGACTATCCATGTGTTGGACGCTGATGAAAGGCACCTGCTTTGACACATTTCTCCAGCTTGCTGGTGTCCACTCTGCCACACTCACAACTCTGGCTGATGGAACATTTGATCTGGAGCAGCTGGAGTCAAAGATTCGCCATGACTACCCTGATGCACACTACCCTCGCTCACGCCTTGTGTGTGTAGAAAATACACACAACATCATGGGTGGACGTGTTCTCCCTGTCTCCTTCCTGCAGCAGGTTAGAGACAttgtattaaatatacatttatattagtaaaaaaaaatgcataatgcATGTTATTAACATGATCTGCAACAATTTTTCTGTCAGCTGCGTTCTATAGCAGATAAGTATGGACTTGCTGTGCATATGGATGGTGCTAGGCTGATGAATGCAGCAGTGGCACTGGGTGTGCATCCTTCTGTCATGATCAAACATTGCCACtcagtcagtgtgtgtctgtccaaGGTAAGAGCGCTACTCACAGACAAGGGTTTCTGTTTAAATCCTAAATTAGAAAAAGCTTTCATAACATACCACCCACTACAAGATATTTTTgcattgtgatttaaaaaaaaaattctttcaattAAACAAGTCCACCAAAAGATTGTTTTCCTTAGAAATCATGTAACTTATTGAGTTGCTTTATATGGGAAACATAAATCTCCAGCCAAAGTTCTGGATTTTTAAGtgcatttttataatgttatgaTTATTAAGTAATTACTATTAAGATTATAATTGATGCATTCTAATGGTGAATATTTTTCTTCATAATCATAACACTAATTCTATATTAGTGTGTAATATGATCTATATCTTCTTTACTATATTAAAGTATATTGCTGCCATCCAGAACTGGCTGTACACTTTTATCACAGCTGAAGCAAACCTACTTTTAAATTAGAGTCAAGGTGACTGAAGTTTTTTGCATTTCAGCTACATTACTCCATCTGTTAGAATTTAAACCTGGTTTTATATGCTGGCAGATgcatattaaatttatttttgtactttcactttaaaaatgcaaaagataTCAGGATGCAGACATATGCAGCTACATTAAATGTTGCGAAAGCAAGTACAATTTTTATTCTCAgttttataacagtacagtGGTACtgaataatttgtaaaaatgcaTCTATGTTAAACTTTCCTTAAAACGtactttaattaattactatACAAGATTACAATTGTATAATTACAATTACTAAGTTTACTGCATCATGCTGagataatgtactgtaagtggaGGATCTACTCAGGACAGCAGTGACACTAACACTGACTAACACATATTATGTAGAAAATATGAGTTACAGTCTCTATGGTGATAGAGATAACATACATAGCAGATTCAAAACTTAACAACAAAACAGGAACAAAAACATGGCAGAAAAATTTCACATTTATACTCTGCCTGGCCAAAATAAATGTCAGCGAAAAGTTCTGCGAATGGTCTGCTGGGCGAGCAGCCGTAAGActaacaacaagaacaacatcaaacaaagaattttaaaatgtgGAATTACTGGAATACGGGTAAGAACtctccaacacattattacaacCTGGGAGggtagtgctgaaccatcaactgtggaagaaatgtggtcagtaAAAAATCATGATTGGCGATCACTTGGTAAAGCACCATTGGTTGAAGTTGCAAAATCGATCATTtccacacatgaattggccaacACATTGTGCACTATAATTAAAGTTAAAGGCTGTCTTTTTAGTCCTGGCAGTATATTATTCGATAAGAACAATACAATTGGGTAATAATTCTAGTGAGTAAAAAATACTGACAGTAGCAACAATCGAAAGGGAGCGACAAATAGCATACATATAACATTGTCATACTATGTCTCAATGATCATTGCTCATAGTCTGTCTTTGAAAGGGACTGGGAGCACCTGCTGGCACTATACTTGCTGGATCGAAAGAGTTCATCCAAAGAGCAGTGCGTGCTCGTAAAGCATTGGGAGGTGGAATGCGCCAAGCAGGTATTTTAGCAGCTGCTGGAAAGATTGCTTTGCTGGACATGATGGCTAGACTGGAAGAGGACCACAGGAATGCCAGGACTTTTGCCAGAGGTGAGGCATGATTCTCAAAACCATTTCCATGACTTAAATAGATGCATtcataaaatagttttttattaattttccaCAGCTGCTTATttttaagacatttatttaccaCTTAGTAGACACACACTTATCATTTATAAAATGTGTCAGCACTGCTTACCGTTAAGTTTTCCACCACAGGACAGAGCAGAGGGCATGGTGCATTTtgccatattaacttaaataagTTACTAATATaatgaatgtttaaaacaaCTATACATTAAATGGATTAGGAATGAACTTGTCCTGTGGATGACCTAGAATATTACATGTTCCTGTAAATGGTTACAGGACATTAAAATTGTTAATGTTGGCCATGCACTGTGGTATAAGAGATACATAGGCTCAGACCATTATTTGTGTATGCATAAGGATATGATCAAATTGTTTCCCTCGTAGTTATAATACAGCAAAATGTAATCATTGTATAGTTAATAATTTGTGTGCTCTGTCCATACTTCTCTAGCAATATCCTTAAAATATTCAAGACAGAATTTAGATTTCCCTGTACAGCTAAACAGCACACAGAAGTCTTTTGCTTAATAATGTTTGATAGTTTTTATCATCCTCATGTTAATGCATATTCATATCTAATTAATAGGAAATGCCAGTCACGGTGTGTCTAATGCTAGACTGCTGTTGTGGGTCATAATTTGAATGGTGACTTAAGTCAAAAATACTATTTTCACTTGGGAATTTGCACATATTCAGAGATGGGATATGCAAAAGCTGATTTTCTGGGTGCTCCattcaaattataaaaattgtGTGTTATTAATGTTGGAATTCTATAGGATTTTGAATGCACTGCACAGTGCCTTACACAAGTTCCAAACCTCTTATAGTCATTAAAATGGATTACAGAATACACACAGTGTTCTAGCCAATATTTTCCTTTACAAACCAATTTGcgtttaaagtaattttttaactTATTCAGTCTTTTTCAGCCTAGTCCCTGATAAACCCAGTTTATGctttaaaaactgctttttgtCAGTTGGACTCCAGTCCTTCCAGCTTTGCCCACTGTTAattttgcccatttttttcttgCTCCATGTCCTTCAGGAATGTTGGATATTGTTGGTTGACTGCAGATTTCAAACAGTGACACCAGCTCTTGATGGGATTCAGATCTGGACTTGTTCACTGTAAAGAAGGAAACTAGTGTCATTAAAAAAGACCACTTGTTTTTGCATTAGATTTTGAAGGACAAACTCTTGTAAATAGTGCTTGGTTGCTGTGATGCAGTTTCCACTTCCTCACTATTGACCCAGCAGTGTGTACAGGGATGCCCAGCGTcttagatttaaattttaactgtATTCCTTATGTACTGTACTAACTGTTTAGTCTTCCTTTTTGCTCCTCTCCTTCCTGTTGACAGTTTATCAATGAAGGCTCAAATGAGGTTGTTTGAGGTTCAAACGTAAAgcccaatttttttatatatatatatatatttgctgactagtaatttaatttactgtttattcatttctttttattttgtttacattttatttttatttattcatgcttTAACTATTTACTGTTGGAGAACATGTGTTTGCAACAAAAATATTGACAAAGATTatatgcatttgtattcagacAAAACTTAATCAAATTTAGGGGgactatatatttttgtaaggcATGGTATTTgcagctgaaaaaaaattctgcacaaaaaattttaattacatgAAACTATTAATTATTACGTTTGAGGTGTCTGAATATTAAGTCTCTGTCTTTCCTCACAGCTCTGACTGAATGTGATCCTCCCTTGTACCATGTGGACTTGGCTTCTGTTGAAACCAACATAGTGCGCTTCCGTATGCGGGTTCCTGAGCTGAGCCCGGCTCATTTCTGTCACCTGATGGAGGAGGTGAGCAAGGAGGAGGTCGATACTCTGAACCAAGGTATACGGGTGCTCATGTTCCCTCATTCCGGGGGTACAGTGAGAGCTGTGTGGCACCTCGGCATCAGCAAGGAGGACACTCATCTAGCTATAAAGAAAGCCCAGTTTGTGGCCCAGCAGTTTGGGTTGAAATCAGAAAGAAACAGATGAAAGCAAGGAAAGAATCTTCAATAATTCTGATCTATTTCAGTTACGAAATGCTATGATACAATCAAATATTTGTATTACACACCAGcactttaatttacattttacttagaatatttaattatgatttgtttgaaaTGGTAATTTCTACTTGTATAAAGCAGCTAAATAATTTagtctaatttttaaacggaacagttaatgtgttttttatataataccAAAAATTACACATAAACTCCTTGGCAGCAGTTTAACCATAACACCATGTCAATTAGGATTTAGTTGCTTGATTTCAACATGTTaacttttaatttgttaaatatagCTAGGGatgaaataatataatttaagatttattattatacccaagtacactgtacagtaatatacatTAATACAAACAATACTGGTTTTAACATAACAGTTACATGAAGCccaaaaaatttacattaaaggccaaaacattaagcccagtaTTATGTAGGTCCCACTTAGTCTTGACCCTTGGCACACAACTCCACAAGGTCTCTGGGAGTGTGTTGttgtggggcctccatggataggactgttttttttttttgttttttttttagcgcaTTCTATGAATACTTAATCAGGTTAAGATCTGGATAATTTGGAGTCCAGatcaaccttgaactctttgcctgacAAGCCCTATACAAGGCAGGCTGTGATACACTGCGTTCTCTGATACCTGAGATGAACAACATAAAATgccattattcattttttttttaaatgaaggaaaaaaaagaaacaaattatgTGGGCAATAATAAGTACCCCATAATTAAAAAGCTTGGAGATcgacctttagcagcaataacttgaagtaatcATTTCCTGTGTGACTTTATCAGTTTTTCAAATTGTTTTggtccattcttctttacaacattgcttcagttcattgaggtttttgataatttgcttatgcacagctctgttaAGGTCCTGCTACAGCCTTtaaattgggttgaggtctggactttgactaggccattccaaaccctttatttttttcagctatttagatgtagatttactggtgtgtttcGTTTCATTGTTGCATGACAGAATTTCTACCAAGTTTTAGCTGTCGGACAGAGTTACATTCGCCTCTAGATACTCTGGTATAAAGAGGAGTTTATGGTTGCCTCAATAACTGCAAGCTGCCCATGTTCAAATCACCCCTCCACCCCTCGGCCGTGCTTGACAGTAGGTACAGTATGAGATATTTCTGCTAAATGCAGTTTGGTTTTTGACAGACATGGtgctgggcattaaggccaaacaactccactctGGTCTCATATGAATTAACCTGTAAAGTTTACTTATAGTTGGAAGTAATGTCTGAACcacattgtttaatttattgttgctttaaaaaaatatatgtattcaagttcaattcagttcaattcaattttgtttgtatagcgcttttaacaattgtcattgtcgcaaagcagctttattttagtcatttagtaatttttatatttagtcatttttaggagtgattttttccccctgacataaaactgacaaaaaacttaaaatgccatctattgaattttaaaatgaactacAATTTTTGTGTTATGTGTAAAATCGCATTTATTACATGGATTTCAATTGCACGCttatatatagcatatatattttaagcatATTAAATTTGACTCTGAATCTGGTTGTAATAAGATTGTCATGTAGCACCCAAAATGA
The DNA window shown above is from Clarias gariepinus isolate MV-2021 ecotype Netherlands chromosome 14, CGAR_prim_01v2, whole genome shotgun sequence and carries:
- the tha1 gene encoding threonine aldolase 1 — its product is MSVSVRSLVRRVKFCWVSERVLHGGGYLRAADQVRLYHGGGGGSTAARDSGAWHTVDLRSDTVTEPGEAMRSAMAQARVGDDVLGEDPTVNELQKVAADMFGMESALFVPTGTMSNLIAVMVHCRERGDEMILGDLSHLHIYEQGGSAQLAGVHSATLTTLADGTFDLEQLESKIRHDYPDAHYPRSRLVCVENTHNIMGGRVLPVSFLQQLRSIADKYGLAVHMDGARLMNAAVALGVHPSVMIKHCHSVSVCLSKGLGAPAGTILAGSKEFIQRAVRARKALGGGMRQAGILAAAGKIALLDMMARLEEDHRNARTFARALTECDPPLYHVDLASVETNIVRFRMRVPELSPAHFCHLMEEVSKEEVDTLNQGIRVLMFPHSGGTVRAVWHLGISKEDTHLAIKKAQFVAQQFGLKSERNR